The genomic window ggcatttctaAATGCCATTTTTACCAAGATTTAATGACATCCTTTTCgtttaaaatgacattttttaacTACCGTTTTTACCggataaaaatgatattttttatcttttaaaaatacaatttttactattatttttatcttgctaaataaataattttttattaaaattccataataacaaaatcataatccatagacaaaatattatataactcaaagtattaaacataaatatgattttttagtattacaaataaaaaataataactccTATACAAAGTATCAAACTAAGAAATATTGTTAGTTCTATTACATTGGGAGTTTTCCTAGAGATGCTCAACAAATTTGCTTCAGATTATTCCAACATTTTCATTGTTCATGTCCGTGTAAATAAATATTACCTGCAAAAAAAATTGAACGTTAGAAATAAATagttagaaataaatagttgctCAAATAAATAGCAAACTACCAGCATTTTGAAGAATTAAAAACTAAACCAACAGTCTCACAAGAGGGACTAGATATTAAGAAGCAAAGCACCAGTTTCTTGTATTCTGGGAACAAATTGCAGGGCATGAAAGTTACATCTGCAACGAAGTCTCTATATGAATTTCCCCGATTAGGAATAGCACACTAGGGCTTGAAATTCAAGATAGACAATAATAGAGGCATATCTGCCAGAACCTGGCAAATTGATTGTAATATCTAAGCATCAAATGATATTTACCTGAAGTTCAAATGGTATTGGGTCAAATGCAAGGCGATTCCCAAATCCAACAAAGtgaacaacttgatttttaagtATAATAGGTAGGATGTTTTTCAAGTAAAAGCTAGGCTTTGCCTCCTTTACCATGTCAACATCTGTCACCTGAAAAAGCATTCCCACAATTAAGAACATACAAAACCAATATATTTGAGTGTACTTATACTCTTATAATCTGCTGAAGTAGAAAAGTTACATACAACACTACCAATTGCCTCCAAGTCCAAAAACTGCAGTTCCTTGGGAAGTTCACGCACTATCCGAATATCAGGAGTCAAGTAGTTAATAAAATGCTCCTCCTAATAGATATCGCTGAATTGACTATGAAATTATGAAATAAGAGATCATAAGTTACACTTACAAATTTGAAACGTTATAAGAGAATACCCATGGACAGCAAatgtgaaaataaaaataaagtagaataaatGCTAAACTAGAAATTTTACCATGGTAGTTTCCCTTCCAAAAATATGGGATAAAAAAGGCAGTAGTTAGTGAATTGCTAACTCATATGCCTAACCAGCTAACCTATCCCCTGAATTTTTCATATAACTTATAGCTATGTATTAGAATCACAGGTTTTATTCAGCTACAACAATCATAAAAAGTTCACTTTCATATTATAACATCCCAGTAATCATCAGAGTTTTTACTAAGCATTTGGTCTAGCAACTAAATATTCCAAGAGAAATTAGGGGCTTGTTTGGTTTGCATTTCCAAGAGAAGACACAGAGGACGACAACCTTCCACCTAAAGACCCTAAGCTATTCCACTAAACTAATTCTTCTCTCATTTAGAAATAGAAAATACCTAGGCATCAGTATCTCACGAAGCTTTAATCTTGCCATAAATTCAGCACTACCGCCAAGAATTATATCTGTCCCACGACCAGCCATGTTGGTAGCAATTGTCACGGCCCTAAGCCGACCACTCTGAGCTACAATCTCTGCTTCTCTCTCAACATTTTCTGGTTTTGCATTAAGAACCTTAAACAATACAGGGACAGGGTTCATTATATTATATCCAAAAAACTATCGGATTAGAAAGAACAGTTAGAAGAACAATTATTAATAGCGGCATCCGGTCTTGGGCAAAGAATACACTACCCTTCTCCATTAAAGACATTCAACACAGGTAAGATTAAGAAAATAATGTGCGCTCACATCTTCCAAGATCCCCATTAAAACGAAAAAGACATTACCTCATGTGGAATTCCAGCTTCATTCAATTGCTCTGACAAAGAATCGCTCTGCTCCACACTGGTCGTGCCAACAAGTACTGGATGACCAGTTTTATGCATTCTAGAGATTTCTACTACAACTGCTCGCCATTTCACACTAGTTGCCCTAAAAACTACATTAGATTCATCCTGAGAAGAAAATAAAGGCTCATTAGACATGATAAAACTTTTTCAAGTTTTTTATCAAGAAATATATTGCTAACATGAAGAGAAGAATGGCAGTACATGGAAGGGTAAGTGATACTCCTTACAAAAGGGGAAAACAAGCATACTATCAAATAAACAGTTGGGAGGACAAGATACTCCttaaataagcaaaaagcaagcaAACAAAAAATACTATCAATGAAGCATAACTTTTGAATTACTAATGAAGGGAATGATGATTAAAGACGAGAGGACAAGATATACACTTTATAGaagcaaaaacaaacaaaataaaatactacCAGTGAAGCATAACTTTCCGATCTCTAAACATTTAAGGGAAATGCCTCTAAATATATCATGGGCTTCCAAATAGAGACAAAAATCTACAGTACACCTATCCTGCAAAAGTTGTTTGTCTGAAAAATCTATCATCAACAGTGCAGAAGTTAGACACCAATTAAATACTCCAAACAACGGCTTATATAGCACATTGCAACAAAGAGCCTCCTCGCTTTCCCCGAAACCAGAAAAACTAGTAAATGGGAACTAATCTAAAATAGCAAGGCACACCTAACACTCACCAAAGATATCAAAACACAATATTCAAACAAAAGCATCATATTCAATGTGTGTAGTAATAATAAATGTGGGATTATAGTAAGTACATTGGTTTCTTAACCAATGGTCTTGAATTCAAGTCTTAGGAAAGGCAAAAATATTTTAtggtattttaatatataaaaaatagtaTCTTGACAACTACTTCATCTTGCGAAACTCTTATAAGTAAAAGCCAATACTCCATGTTTCACATTGCAAAAACCATGATAGTGGTCTATGATTGACAAGCAAGATTTAAACCTTTCTTATCATAGGTTTATTTGTTGGAACGATTGTAACTTTAAGCTTGTAAATGCTCTCAAATTCTGTGCTTTTTGTTGCTGATGTACCAGTCATACCACAACGCTTAGGAAACTGCAAAAACACAGATTAAAAAGCGTCAAGGTAGTTTCTTAGGTAAATGAATTCCTGATTTCTGAAGATGAAACATTTCCAACCTGCAGAAAGAAATTCTGATAACTAATGGAAGCCAGTGTAACTGTTTCATTTTGAATTGGTAGCCCTTCCTTTGCTTCAACTGCTTGGTGAAGTCCATCACTCCACCTTCTCCCCTAAAGAAAAATTGaatttacaaaagaaaaaaatgtaattaATAACATTTTTCTCATAAATAAAACAGTTAATTAATAACATAGTGGCCAGTGAAAGAAATCAGGATTATAGGATTTTTGTAGTGAGGGGATTCATCAGTCAGTTACATATTCAATAAgatttggagaagagagagaagagccTTCAAACTTCTTGTGTTTCAAACTTTTAAAACATGATTATAGGATTTTTTGAAACACTGTTCAATCATTCCATCAATACCCTAGCATGTTCCCAAATTTACTGATCTAGTTCTAAACAGAATATAGCATCCACCCAATTTGATAGCAAATGATCAACCCAACAAGGATATGGTAATTAGATATGGATGCAGAAAGGAACCTGTACTAAAGAAAGAACCATGTACTAAAGAATGAAGCATAATGACTCATTACAAAGTCATGCAACTGCCATGTCTTGATAAAAGAATTaatgaattaattttatttaaccGAATTATGGAGAATACTAAACAGGACATATTGAATTATAACTCCAaaaagtttttatgtttattattttttttataaaaaaaaggaagagaggAGAAAGAAGATGGGAAAGCAAAACAACAGACCTCTATAACTTCATCAAGTATATTTTAGTTCAAATTCCTGGGCACAAAACCAGCCCCAATACCCTGAATATTGTGAGGTCCTGTggttaagaggaaagagaaacaACATACAATTGAAGGATTAGTTAAAGACTAGCGTATTGGAAAGAAAGAGATTAGTTATTACCTggtaagagagaaagaagaagagattgACATGTGTTGAGGAACTGAAAACATTTAAGTCTTCTTGTGATATGATCAATGAAAGAGAGAGGTGTTGGTGGATTCATCTTCCACTCAAGAGTTGAAAGTACCAAAATCTccattttctttattgtttttgcCTTAAACACATGTTTTTTGTCCTCCACCTACATAtattttcataaattaaatttcattattaataaaatgtattattattattattactttataTATAGAATTAATCATACTTGTAAATCAAGAGGAAGTGGAACTTGTGTCTCTTCCATTTTAGCAGCAAGAGAGATGCAAGCAACTGCAGCAAGATGAGTTAACCATGGCTGCTTCTTCTTCACGGTGAAGGTGAAAAGGAATCTGTGAAGGTAGTTAATAGCAAGAGAAGCTGTGAGAGCAGAGAATGagaaagttttcaaccatggctGCTGCTTCTTCCATTCTTCTCTTGTTCTTGCTCTTTTGATACAAGAGTTTTTAACTCTGAATCATCACACAATATGTCTTATTCTAAAAACACATGATCATGTTCCTCATCATCAAAATAATGTGGTTCTGAGCAATACAAAGAATCTATGTGTTCCTCATCATATGAAGTAGCAATATTAATGAATACTTGTTTAACATGAGAATTAAAACTTAACTAGACATACACTGGCAAATAGAAAGTTAAGTATTTACCCAGGCAACCTTGGCGACCAGCAGTGTTAACAATGTTTGATCCTTCTTCCAAGAAGCACCAACTGCAATCAATAATCGAAACATAGAAAGAATTCATTAATTCAAGCAACCAATAACTTATCCAGATTTAAACAagcagaattcaagttaaatcaCAAAATCTTTGAAACTCAATTGCAACAAAGAACAAACTCCAAGCCTTAAACCGGGAGATACAGCCAAATGCAATACTAACAGAAGTAATTTCTAAGAAGCAAAataacaaacacatagagtgcaatcaGTGCATTATTACTAAATATTTGTGAATCAAATTCACGCAGCCATTGATCTGTCCTATGCATCATTCCTGCAATCATTGAAGTAATTAGAATAAGAGGATGTGAATTTAGTTACAGATCTAGAAGCGAGAAGTTAGAACGCAAACTGAGAAATAGATCGAGGAGGAGAAGGCATGTTAATGCATGAGGAGAAGCTAGCAGAGCATAAGCTCGAAAAAGGAGAAGAAGCTCACAGATCTGGAGAAAATCTTGACGGAGGAGGAGAACGCGCCGCCGGGGAGAACATCACCATAGGAGATAGGGAGAGAGTTTTGATTCACAAAACAGAATCTCGATGGAGAGGAGACTCTAGTCGGAGGAGAACGAGAAGATCAGCGCTGGAGCAAATCATCGCCGGAGCAAATCGTCGCCGGAGCATATCGCAGTCACAACGTCATTTTCGTCCTTCCTCTAACACAGTGGCTGCGTCATTTTTGTTTCGGTGTGTAATTTTAGGTTGAATGAGAGTTTGGATTATTTTAAACAATGAGCACAGATAATGGCGGTTAAACCCGCCCAAATCCTTCAAAATTGCCATTTTATGCAAATTAATTATGGCAGCAACATAAAATGCCATAATATCTGAATATTATGGCAGTTTTTTAGAACCACCATAatataaatgccattttaaactattttttttgtagtgctaactgtttgaatttttgcttaagctaactaaaacttcattctagcaatagattgaagtatcactggttgtacgtttcttgttttgtttgtatgtcaggtataGGGAGAGCTACTCCTATCTTATCTGaagctgaccagagaactctcaggagattaagaagagctgagagggggaaaggtattgttggagaggaagaatctgaggaagaatatcacgagatggaaggagatccatctaatcccaatccaccacagaggagagtgttggcctcctacacttttgcaaatcccagacactgtggaagcagcatcttaactcccaatgtcaatgcaaacaacttcgagctaaaaccacaactcattacacttgtccagaacaattgttcctatggaggcagcccattggaagatcccaaccagcatctatctaccttcttaaggatttgtgacactgttaaatccaatggcgtgaatcctgaaacttacaagcttctgctgttcccgttctcattaagggacaaggccgcgcaatggcttgaaacttttccccaaggaagtatcactagttgggatgatttggtgacaaaatttctagccaaattctatccaccccaaagagtcatcaggctgaaaaccgaggtgcagaaattcacacaattagatgccgaatccttgtatgaagcatgggagaggtacaaagccttaatcagaaagtgtcctccagagatgttcaatgaataggacgtgctgcagaatttctatgaaggcctgacattgaaatctcaagaggcattagatcattctgctggaggttcactacaactgatgaaaactgctgaggaagcccagaatcttgtggacatggtggccaacaatcaatatttctttgctcatcaaagaaaccgccaaccatcacagagaAAGGGGTATTAGAACTTGGAAGGTGTAGACTccattttggctcaaaacaagatgatgcaacaacaaattcaacaacagttTGAACAAATGGCCAAAAGAATTGATAGCCTTCAAGTAGCAACTGTGAACACAAGCCACCCATCAACTGTATGTGTGTAGAATGAAGAAAGCCAAGaagagcaacaacaggagcaagtgcagtacatgtataaccaaaactctggaaagaatgaagtttatggtgatacctaaaatccatcctggaagaaccacccaaacctcagatggggagacaatcacaaccagaatcaacaaccatggcagaggaactcaaaccaaaacacttcaaggaacaaccaaaaccacaaccagcagcaaactaaccaaaacccttacagaaaacctcaaaacaactaccccaaccccaaccattatcaatccaataaccaacccaccaaccaaaatgcctaccatccaccatccacacctcacaacccaccacaagcatcaccagcatctcaaagaatcactaacttggaaaccttgatagacaaaatatggaaacaccaagaaatgacaaccaagaaccataaagcctccatgaagagcctagagaggtagattgggcaaatctccaagcaaatttctgttgagagaccttcaagctcactaccaagtaacaccattcctaatccaaaagaagagtgcaaagctgTACAACTAAGGAATGGAAAGACATTGGTAAACAACAACAAGGAGGTAACCAAGAAGCCTTTGGATAGCAACAAAGAACCATCAGAGAAAGGGGAAGCTAGCAATGAGGACATGACAACAAGAAGAAATGTCCCAGAGAAGCTCAAAGAGAAAGCCAACCAACCACATAGTTCCAAAGAAGTAATTCAAGGACAGCAGCAAGGGGTAAAGATCATTATATCTCCAAtgccatatccccaaaggttcagcaaagagactaaggaccaacattttcataagttccttgagactttcaagaagctagagatcaacattcccttggctgaagcattggaacaaatgcctctgtatgccaagttcttgaaggaaatcatcaataagaaaagaagttggctggAGAAGGAAACTGTGCTTCTCACTGAGGAATGTAGTGCGCTCATCAGAAAAGGACTCCCTCCCAAGCTGAAAGATCCTGGAAGTCTATTTATCAACAAGgggatgtgtgacttaggagcaagcataaatctaattcCATCATCTTTAGTGAAAAAGCTTGGCATAGGGAAGGTGAAACCAATACAGATGTCCTTGGAATTAGTGGACCAGTCAGTAGTACATCCCAAAGGAGTGATTGAAAACCTTTTAGTTAAGGTTGACAAGTTCATTTTTCCTGTGGACTTTGTTATCTTGGATACcgaagaggaaggaaacaattcaatcatcttAGGAAGGCCAtttttggccactgctagagccatCATAGATGTAGAGCAGGGAGgactaactctcaggatgcacgAGGAAAGCATTATCCTAAAAGTGTTTCCAGAACCACAAATTAGTGAAGAGAGAAGCAAGGTAGTCAGCGACTGCTTTCCGAGGCAAGAAACCAACAACACAGGGAAGCAGAAGAATGAGCATGTGCAAGGAAGAGAAGGAATTCAAAAAGGAATTAGGATGATAAACAAGAAGGAAAGTACCACAACCAAAGCTGCTGTCAAGGAAGAAAGGTtaacaagaaaaaggaagaaaaacaagaagaaggctcacaaagggtggaagaataaaaaaatcccaactgaaggattctctAAAGGCGACAAGGTGCAATtaatatatcaacagctgggaaATGAGGATCACTACACTGTTAACCAAGTACTCTCTCTCGATCACATTGAAATTGAGCATCAAGGCTCACAAAGAAGGCTTACAGTGAGGGGGGATAAGCTGCGACATTTcagtcatcaaccaccctaagcggatcaatgtcaagctaatgacaataaagaagcgcttgttgggaggcaacccaacctgaggtagttttcttttcatagccttttcaataaaaatgttgaataattaagtatgtattgcaaggagctaagtttggtgttgcacaccaaaacaatttaagggagaatgaaggattctaagtttggtgttctactaAAANNNNNNNNNNNNNNNNNNNNNNNNNNNNNNNNNNNNNNNNNNNNNNNNNNNNNNNNNNNNNNNNNNNNNNNNNNNNNNNNNNNNaaagctagacaccaatagcttgaaccttagaatatatccctgtggtgtctttgtactaggatctgcttggattattaagttctttggagtgcatcaacacttggtaacttgggttaactaacccgggattatcaactgaaagtccactatcaagagcaacctagatacaagacatttagtaatccaaagaggtgctgggcatcaatgttctaagaaggcatgtgagccaagtgtctaaagtgaataatgtgtcaagcataaataaagaaaagagcttgttacacatgacactaaactaaagcttatagaaaaaaaataatggtcaaggacaaaggaataatgagaggtcatagcagtgtgttgcttgatgcttggaggagactttctaggcctaaatatcaataagaagtgagtgtttacatatctacatgaaaccccatgagctaccaataatactctgctagcatgaacatcttcttccatttcattctttcttctcaataattcttttcttgcttggggacaagcaagttttaagtttggtgttgtgatgacaagtcatcttagcctagattcactagtcttttttctttgtttttatttagtttcatgcactttcttaagccataagtaagtcaattgggttgaatttcatgtttcctttgattcaatcaaccatggataaattgatgcattttcatgagtttttgtgccataattgctcatatgacaagaagaagaataactctcatgattagagcatagctttgatgcaattgttggttgatgataggtggaataaagcttggaagaaggttgcaagaatggcttgaaaagagggattcacgtttgagctaacgtttgcctcaaacgttaactcaaacgtgagaagcagacgaagaacaccctggagaagagccaacgtttgcgccaacgtttgcctcaaacgttgaggcaaacgttggctgaagaaggagcaagggaaggcaacgtttgcgccaatgtttgcctcaaacgtgaggtcaaacgttggcgccaaagaaaagagaaagagcaCCCCTCGGcatggcaacgtttgagccaacgtttgcctcaaacgtgaggtcaaacgttggccacaTATTAGCAAGAAGAAGCACCCTGGAGCAAACCAatatttgcgccaacgtttgcctcaaacgtgaggtcaaatgttggcgccataaaagcaaagaagagcacctctgtttgatgcattgagtgagccatgtttgcgccaacgtttacctcaaacgttggaccaaacgttggccaaaggagTAGCATGGGGGAACCacatttgagctcacgtttgacctcaaacgttggctaaaacgtggaagacagcaacttggccgagctgcataatgtcacacaagggacgtttgagtcaacatttgcctcaaacgttgactcaaacgtgaatggttcatggctcggttcactaatggatttcttcccaacaccaagagcaatcaacggaggctactatcaacccaattccatcaaggctaaaggcccaattcaaggcttaatgatcatttgaagaaagtgtataaatagcttaggatttgaagttttagagggagttttttttctttttagtttttactgAGTGATTTTGgggagagctttccttttagaattttctttaagaattttcatagtagagagcttttgggttttgagcattttggagattctgagtcttgggtgttggagaattgaaggaattctgtttcaatctcaccttgagatctctctgttttctttactgcactCTTTGAGAAATCAagatttgaattcctttcttctactgtttgatctttacttttcttgcaattgaattctaaatttggatctaggaaggcattgagatctagagttggttatctagtctcttgggtcctgagatctacatctttcaatttcaatttccttgtttcgttgctacaccaagcttattgttattgtcatttgagatccagtttgattgaatccatcttttatattcctgcttgttgcaatttacttttccttggttaatttctgcaatcccaattcccaactccttttataattcaagcaatttacatttcttgcactttaagattctgcaatttacatttcttgcgttctaagtttctgccatttaatttcttgttctttaagattcagctctttttctttttgttccctttaatttcctgcaaatcacccattcccctttacattctatgcaatttaattcctgtcaacacaatttcacacaatcaacacttgtttgcttgactaattcaaccactaaactaaagttgctcaatccttcaatccttgtgggatcgacct from Arachis ipaensis cultivar K30076 chromosome B09, Araip1.1, whole genome shotgun sequence includes these protein-coding regions:
- the LOC107616849 gene encoding protein translocase subunit SecA, chloroplastic-like isoform X2; protein product: MTGTSATKSTEFESIYKLKVTIVPTNKPMIRKDESNVVFRATSVKWRAVVVEISRMHKTGHPVLVGTTSVEQSDSLSEQLNEAGIPHEVLNAKPENVEREAEIVAQSGRLRAVTIATNMAGRGTDIILGGSAEFMARLKLREILMPSA
- the LOC107616849 gene encoding protein translocase subunit SecA, chloroplastic-like isoform X1 — protein: MTGTSATKSTEFESIYKLKVTIVPTNKPMIRKDESNVVFRATSVKWRAVVVEISRMHKTGHPVLVGTTSVEQSDSLSEQLNEAGIPHEVLNAKPENVEREAEIVAQSGRLRAVTIATNMAGRGTDIILGGSAEFMARLKLREILMPSQFSDIY
- the LOC107615718 gene encoding cyclin-D3-1-like isoform X1, whose translation is MMHRTDQWLREFDSQIFIGASWKKDQTLLTLLVAKVAWVEDKKHVFKAKTIKKMEILVLSTLEWKMNPPTPLSFIDHITRRLKCFQFLNTCQSLLLSLLPGPHNIQGIGAGFVPRNLN
- the LOC107615718 gene encoding cyclin-D3-1-like isoform X2, whose amino-acid sequence is MEETQVPLPLDLQVEDKKHVFKAKTIKKMEILVLSTLEWKMNPPTPLSFIDHITRRLKCFQFLNTCQSLLLSLLPGPHNIQGIGAGFVPRNLN